Proteins from one Microbacterium faecale genomic window:
- the ilvC gene encoding ketol-acid reductoisomerase has product MAEILYDQDADLSIIQSKKVAIVGYGSQGHAHAQNLRDSGVDVTVALRDGSKSAQKASDDGFPVKSVADATAWADVIMILAPDQHQRTIYAESIQPNLAPGKAIAFAHGFNIRFGYIEAPADVDVILIAPKAPGHTVRREFVAGRGIPDIIGVENDATGSAWDLALSYAAGVGGTRAGVIKTSFTEETETDLFGEQAVLCGGMSHLVQAGFETLTEAGYQPQIAYFEVLHELKLIVDLMWEGGIAKQRWSISDTAEFGDYVSGPRVVDQHVKDNMKAILADIQSGAFAKRFIDDQDAGAPEFTKLRAEEEQHPIEKTGKELRALFSWQNSDDDYVEGTAAR; this is encoded by the coding sequence GTGGCAGAGATCCTCTACGATCAGGACGCCGACCTCTCGATCATCCAGTCGAAGAAGGTAGCGATCGTCGGCTACGGCTCGCAGGGCCACGCTCACGCGCAGAACCTTCGCGACTCGGGCGTCGATGTCACGGTCGCGCTGCGTGACGGATCCAAGTCGGCTCAGAAGGCGTCCGACGACGGCTTCCCCGTCAAGTCGGTCGCTGACGCGACCGCGTGGGCCGACGTCATCATGATCCTCGCGCCGGACCAGCACCAGCGCACGATCTACGCCGAGAGCATCCAGCCGAACCTCGCGCCCGGCAAGGCGATCGCGTTCGCGCACGGCTTCAACATCCGCTTCGGATACATCGAGGCGCCCGCCGATGTCGACGTGATCCTCATCGCCCCGAAGGCCCCCGGGCACACGGTGCGTCGTGAGTTCGTTGCAGGTCGAGGCATCCCCGACATCATCGGTGTCGAGAACGACGCGACCGGCTCCGCATGGGACCTCGCGCTGTCGTACGCCGCCGGCGTCGGTGGCACCCGCGCCGGCGTCATCAAGACGTCGTTCACGGAGGAGACTGAAACCGACCTGTTCGGCGAGCAGGCCGTTCTCTGCGGTGGCATGAGCCACCTCGTGCAGGCCGGCTTCGAGACGCTCACCGAGGCGGGCTACCAGCCCCAGATCGCCTACTTCGAGGTGCTGCACGAGCTCAAGCTCATCGTCGACCTCATGTGGGAGGGCGGCATCGCCAAGCAGCGCTGGTCGATCTCGGACACCGCCGAGTTCGGCGACTACGTGTCGGGCCCCCGCGTCGTGGACCAGCACGTCAAGGACAACATGAAGGCGATCCTCGCCGACATCCAGTCCGGTGCGTTCGCCAAGCGCTTCATCGATGACCAGGACGCCGGAGCGCCGGAGTTCACGAAGCTCCGCGCCGAGGAGGAGCAGCACCCGATCGAGAAGACGGGTAAGGAGCTGCGCGCTCTGTTCTCCTGGCAGAACAGCGACGACGACTACGTTGAGGGCACCGCTGCGCGCTGA
- a CDS encoding DUF4190 domain-containing protein encodes MSDNNQPHDPNAPAQNGGPSQPGPGEQPAYDTGEPGVPDTGAGAPPMPPTPPAPPEPPYNAPQPTTPQPYGVQPGSISPPPPAPYGVGTPPQNQGGKGLAITALVLAIVGALLCFIPFAAFGGVVIAIVALILGIIALVKKANGKGMSIAALIVAGVGVLVGAVMVFITISVFVFIDSYQGELDQFYEDNSELFDENFDEDFQLFEQPEF; translated from the coding sequence ATGTCCGATAACAACCAGCCACACGACCCGAACGCGCCCGCGCAGAACGGTGGCCCGTCGCAGCCCGGGCCTGGCGAACAGCCCGCATACGACACAGGAGAGCCCGGAGTGCCCGACACTGGGGCCGGTGCGCCGCCCATGCCGCCGACGCCGCCCGCTCCCCCGGAGCCCCCCTACAACGCTCCGCAGCCGACGACGCCACAGCCATACGGTGTTCAGCCCGGCTCCATCTCGCCGCCGCCGCCTGCTCCGTACGGTGTCGGCACGCCCCCGCAAAACCAGGGTGGCAAGGGACTCGCGATCACGGCGCTCGTGCTCGCGATCGTCGGGGCGCTGCTCTGCTTCATCCCGTTCGCTGCCTTCGGCGGTGTGGTCATCGCCATCGTCGCGCTGATTCTCGGCATCATCGCCCTCGTGAAGAAGGCGAACGGCAAGGGCATGAGCATCGCGGCGCTGATCGTGGCGGGTGTCGGCGTTTTGGTCGGCGCGGTCATGGTGTTCATCACGATCTCTGTGTTCGTGTTCATCGACTCCTACCAGGGCGAGCTCGACCAGTTCTACGAGGACAACTCGGAGCTGTTCGACGAGAACTTCGACGAGGACTTCCAGCTCTTCGAGCAGCCCGAGTTCTGA
- a CDS encoding TraR/DksA family transcriptional regulator: MDDTHRAEFRELLAQHRESVLRARQRSDEDLSDLASARSAATADDEHDPEGATLSDEWSRLAGLDAEAERELIAIDEAFARLDNDTYGVCAGCGKRIPVARLRIRPTATMCVECASRR; the protein is encoded by the coding sequence ATGGACGACACTCACCGCGCGGAGTTTCGCGAACTCCTTGCACAGCACCGCGAGAGCGTGCTGCGCGCCCGCCAACGCAGCGATGAGGACCTGAGCGATCTCGCGTCGGCACGATCGGCAGCGACCGCCGACGATGAGCACGACCCTGAGGGCGCGACCCTGTCGGACGAATGGTCTCGACTCGCCGGCCTTGACGCCGAGGCCGAGCGCGAACTCATCGCCATCGACGAGGCATTCGCGCGTCTCGACAACGACACTTATGGCGTGTGCGCCGGGTGCGGCAAGCGGATCCCGGTCGCGCGCCTGCGCATTCGCCCCACCGCCACGATGTGCGTGGAATGCGCGTCGCGCCGCTGA
- the rpsA gene encoding 30S ribosomal protein S1, giving the protein MTNATTASATTQVAINDIGSAEDFLAAVEKTLKFFNDGDIIDGEIVKIDRDEVLLDVGYKTEGVIPSRELSIKHDVNPDDVVKVGDHIEALVLQKEDKEGRLILSKKRAQYERAWGDVEQIKENDGVVKGTVIEVVKGGLILDIGLRGFLPASLIELRRVRDLTPYLGQELEAKILELDKNRNNVVLSRRALLEETQSATRAQFLNGLHKGQVRKGQVSSIVNFGAFVDLGGVDGLVHVSELSWKHIDHASEVVEVGQEVTVEVLEVDLDRERVSLSLKATQEDPWQVFARTHQIGQITPGKVTKLVPFGAFVRVADGIEGLVHISELSHKHVEMAEQVVSVGEELFVRVIDIDLDRRRISLSLKQANDMVDPNGTEFDPSLYGMTTEYDENGEYKFPEGFDPETNQWLDGYDEAREAWEQEYAQAQARWEKHKEQVARAIEAEANADDTAPAASSSGGFSSESAGAGALADDEALAALREKLAGN; this is encoded by the coding sequence ATGACTAACGCAACGACCGCCTCGGCCACCACGCAGGTCGCCATTAACGACATCGGATCTGCGGAAGACTTCCTGGCCGCGGTCGAGAAGACTCTGAAGTTCTTCAACGACGGCGACATCATCGACGGCGAGATCGTCAAGATCGACCGCGACGAGGTTCTGCTCGACGTCGGATACAAGACCGAGGGCGTCATCCCCTCGCGCGAACTCTCCATCAAGCACGACGTCAACCCCGACGACGTCGTCAAGGTGGGCGACCACATCGAGGCCCTCGTTCTCCAGAAGGAGGACAAGGAAGGCCGTCTGATCCTGTCGAAGAAGCGTGCTCAGTACGAGCGCGCCTGGGGCGACGTGGAGCAGATCAAGGAGAACGACGGTGTCGTCAAGGGCACGGTCATCGAGGTCGTCAAGGGCGGTCTCATCCTCGACATCGGTCTCCGCGGCTTCCTTCCTGCCTCGCTCATCGAGCTGCGCCGCGTCCGCGACCTGACGCCGTACCTCGGCCAGGAGCTCGAGGCGAAGATCCTCGAGCTCGACAAGAACCGCAACAACGTCGTGCTCTCGCGTCGCGCGCTCCTCGAGGAGACGCAGTCGGCCACGCGTGCGCAGTTCCTCAACGGTCTGCACAAGGGTCAGGTCCGCAAGGGTCAGGTCTCTTCGATCGTCAACTTCGGCGCGTTCGTTGACCTCGGCGGCGTGGACGGCCTCGTTCACGTGTCCGAGCTCTCGTGGAAGCACATCGACCACGCCAGCGAGGTCGTCGAGGTGGGCCAGGAGGTCACCGTCGAGGTTCTCGAGGTCGACCTCGACCGCGAGCGCGTCTCGCTGTCGCTCAAGGCGACGCAGGAGGACCCGTGGCAGGTCTTCGCTCGCACGCACCAGATCGGTCAGATCACGCCCGGTAAGGTCACGAAGCTCGTTCCGTTCGGCGCGTTCGTTCGCGTCGCGGACGGCATCGAGGGCCTCGTGCACATCTCCGAGCTGTCGCACAAGCACGTTGAGATGGCCGAGCAGGTCGTCTCGGTGGGCGAGGAGCTGTTCGTCCGGGTCATCGACATCGACCTCGACCGTCGCCGCATCTCGCTGTCGCTCAAGCAGGCCAACGACATGGTCGACCCGAACGGCACCGAGTTCGACCCGTCGCTCTACGGCATGACCACGGAGTACGACGAGAACGGCGAGTACAAGTTCCCCGAGGGCTTCGACCCCGAGACCAACCAGTGGCTCGACGGGTACGACGAGGCTCGCGAGGCGTGGGAGCAGGAGTACGCTCAGGCGCAGGCTCGCTGGGAGAAGCACAAGGAGCAGGTCGCCCGTGCCATCGAGGCCGAGGCGAACGCCGACGACACGGCCCCCGCGGCCAGCTCGTCCGGTGGCTTCTCGTCCGAGTCCGCCGGTGCCGGTGCGCTCGCGGACGACGAGGCGCTTGCCGCGCTCCGTGAGAAGCTCGCGGGCAACTAA